One Streptomyces coeruleorubidus DNA segment encodes these proteins:
- a CDS encoding tetratricopeptide repeat protein, whose product MSRLSREKKREQKQAAHAATPAAPIDVRVPGAGTDPAGAGPGAGTGGVCDGASVGGVPVFAAPGEEIQQAVLNRLHRIALATGHPVLATVHDERIGYVVPLQVDPDGSSRFTAEPVRTAPPKDAVARETPAAGAVTEPPVPPPGPPPPVPPPGPTPPAPERQHPRGDRATHVLRPVPEPGRGTPPTFPLRAVPEPQPADRLPPTFEPRPVPEPPQSEPEDAPPVWPTPPDAPEPSGTPTPSGTATHSGTSTPPGPVTPPGTVAPPTGEFGPPPLMDARPLPLPGTGPGTHRRREPEPMSEAELLAAEADAKPTPARGFDAVAEAVLGDEPLGAPGDPAAPALLAEPIARINEAVKEGRIDTAAGLADQTVAEASGTLGPEHPEVLRLGELTAYIAYLAGEPVRAFRLSLDLAGARRRTGDAEAAYGNVQSAATAWRAVRDPAVGLELGRDLIGLWSELAAEDGPAAEEIEQLESARARMGRLTERARNQ is encoded by the coding sequence ATGTCTCGACTCAGCCGCGAGAAGAAGCGGGAACAGAAGCAGGCCGCACACGCGGCGACCCCGGCGGCGCCGATCGACGTCCGTGTCCCCGGGGCCGGAACGGACCCGGCAGGGGCGGGGCCGGGAGCAGGCACGGGGGGTGTCTGTGACGGTGCGTCGGTCGGCGGTGTCCCCGTCTTCGCGGCCCCCGGCGAGGAGATCCAGCAGGCCGTGCTGAACCGCCTTCACCGCATCGCCCTCGCCACCGGCCATCCCGTCCTCGCCACGGTCCACGACGAGCGCATCGGCTACGTCGTGCCGCTCCAGGTCGACCCGGACGGCTCCAGCCGCTTCACCGCCGAGCCGGTCCGCACGGCCCCGCCAAAGGACGCCGTCGCCAGGGAAACTCCTGCGGCCGGCGCGGTGACGGAGCCGCCCGTTCCGCCGCCCGGACCGCCGCCGCCCGTTCCGCCGCCCGGACCGACGCCGCCAGCGCCGGAGCGGCAGCACCCGCGGGGCGACAGGGCCACGCACGTCCTGCGCCCCGTACCGGAGCCGGGCCGTGGCACGCCACCGACGTTCCCGCTGAGGGCGGTGCCCGAACCGCAGCCGGCCGATCGGCTCCCACCGACGTTCGAGCCGCGACCCGTGCCGGAGCCGCCGCAGAGCGAACCGGAAGACGCACCACCGGTCTGGCCCACGCCCCCCGACGCGCCCGAGCCGTCGGGCACGCCCACGCCGTCCGGCACGGCCACGCACTCGGGCACCTCCACGCCCCCGGGCCCGGTCACCCCTCCCGGCACCGTCGCACCCCCCACCGGCGAGTTCGGGCCGCCCCCGCTCATGGACGCCAGGCCGCTCCCCCTCCCCGGAACCGGGCCTGGAACCCACCGCAGGCGGGAGCCCGAGCCGATGTCCGAAGCGGAGCTGCTCGCGGCCGAAGCCGACGCCAAGCCGACTCCCGCCCGGGGCTTCGACGCCGTCGCGGAGGCCGTGCTCGGCGACGAACCCCTCGGCGCCCCGGGCGACCCCGCCGCACCCGCCCTCCTCGCGGAGCCGATCGCGCGGATCAACGAGGCCGTCAAGGAAGGCCGGATCGACACGGCGGCCGGACTGGCGGACCAGACCGTCGCGGAGGCGTCCGGGACGCTCGGGCCGGAGCACCCCGAGGTGCTCCGGCTGGGCGAACTCACCGCGTACATCGCCTATTTGGCGGGTGAACCGGTCCGGGCCTTCCGGCTGTCCCTCGACCTGGCCGGTGCCCGCCGCCGCACGGGCGACGCGGAGGCCGCCTACGGCAACGTGCAGAGCGCGGCCACCGCCTGGCGCGCCGTGCGCGACCCCGCGGTGGGACTGGAGCTGGGCCGGGACCTGATCGGCCTGTGGAGCGAACTCGCCGCCGAGGACGGCCCCGCAGCCGAGGAGATCGAGCAACTGGAGTCGGCCCGTGCCCGCATGGGCCGCCTGACCGAACGCGCCCGCAACCAGTAG